In a single window of the Candidatus Kaiserbacteria bacterium genome:
- a CDS encoding DegT/DnrJ/EryC1/StrS family aminotransferase → MNSQKKIEATIHQEIKSYFKDLPKNHFKNPNWIAPIGGGYYDDKEITAVMKCYIHGSLSTQKPVIEFENKFCAYTGNTHGIAVNSGTSANILAFNALLENGDLKKGDEVAVPATTFISVVTPIIQLGLKPVYIDIDPQTLNMDIGALEEALQKKNKIKCVIIVHTLGCPADMERLLPIAKKYKLKVIEDCCEAHGAKIKGKVVGSFGDIATWSFYVAHNMTTAEGGMIQTNSDTYNTILRDLREFGRRRIHTGPRYSYSSGKLKDFDERYTFHKIGWNFRMADAPAAFGIEQLKKLPAMNAIRIKNAEYLSKQLAGQSDIFHFPPTSDGTFVHAYYTFPIVIKDTKRVVRKEFARYLEEHKIETRAIMCGTLPDQPGLVKAPGRSFGALKNSRYIRDNAISIGCHPLLGRKELDYIIETIKNYITHVS, encoded by the coding sequence ATGAATAGTCAAAAGAAAATAGAGGCTACAATACATCAAGAAATAAAGTCGTATTTTAAAGACCTTCCTAAAAATCATTTTAAGAATCCAAATTGGATTGCTCCTATTGGAGGTGGATACTATGATGATAAAGAGATTACAGCAGTAATGAAGTGTTATATTCATGGTTCTCTTTCTACACAAAAGCCCGTCATAGAATTTGAAAATAAGTTTTGTGCGTACACAGGAAATACTCATGGCATCGCCGTAAATTCAGGAACATCGGCAAACATTCTTGCGTTTAATGCACTCCTCGAAAATGGTGATTTAAAAAAGGGAGACGAAGTTGCGGTTCCCGCGACGACATTCATAAGTGTCGTGACGCCCATTATTCAGCTCGGATTAAAGCCTGTGTATATTGATATTGATCCACAGACACTCAATATGGACATAGGAGCGCTTGAAGAAGCACTCCAAAAAAAGAATAAAATCAAATGTGTCATTATCGTGCACACACTTGGATGTCCTGCTGATATGGAACGGCTTCTCCCAATTGCAAAAAAATATAAGCTCAAAGTAATTGAAGATTGTTGCGAGGCACATGGGGCAAAAATAAAAGGGAAGGTTGTTGGAAGTTTCGGAGATATTGCGACATGGAGTTTTTATGTCGCACACAACATGACGACCGCAGAAGGAGGAATGATTCAGACGAATTCAGATACGTACAATACAATTCTCAGAGACTTACGTGAATTTGGAAGACGAAGAATCCATACGGGGCCACGGTACAGTTATTCATCGGGGAAACTTAAAGACTTTGATGAGCGGTATACCTTCCATAAAATTGGCTGGAATTTCAGAATGGCTGACGCCCCCGCTGCATTTGGTATAGAACAGTTAAAAAAACTCCCTGCAATGAATGCGATTCGTATCAAGAATGCAGAATATTTGAGTAAGCAACTCGCGGGACAGAGCGATATATTCCATTTCCCACCAACATCAGATGGAACATTTGTGCATGCGTACTATACGTTCCCAATTGTCATTAAGGACACTAAGCGTGTCGTCCGTAAAGAATTTGCACGATATCTGGAAGAGCACAAAATCGAGACACGAGCAATTATGTGCGGTACACTCCCCGATCAACCTGGTCTCGTAAAAGCCCCGGGACGAAGTTTTGGCGCTTTGAAAAATAGTCGGTATATTAGGGACAACGCGATATCAATTGGATGTCACCCACTCCTCGGGCGGAAAGAGTTGGATTATATTATTGAGACCATAAAAAACTACATTACCCATGTCAGCTAA
- a CDS encoding glycosyltransferase: protein MGDSIKKIKVLYVVNARMPNERANGVQIAHTCEGIGVQGIDLTLVTRYTRDTVSVPEFFNLEDTFPHTKICAIDIEGIPFRYALRNFSFFLCANIYIFSVWCQSLFTRKKLVVYVRGEVVLSLIPLSYLMPIFFETHQIRNFETLYIWALRCMCGVIVITEGLKKKFVEAYALPADRILVARDAVDLPMFESVLPNRDIWSMHGIRTGKKIVLYAGTLAPEKGVETLAEAADFLPQDIHIVFLGGTENQVHSFKERYGQKSNISILGRVDYVEVPHYVVSADVLVLPDSALFTYSNLYTSPMKLFEYMASRIPIVASNVPSLREVLDSTTATFFESGNAESLAKAIQDTLKDTYGSKIRAESAHRVVSAFTWEQRTKAIVAHILERVHKRNK, encoded by the coding sequence ATGGGAGACAGCATTAAAAAAATAAAAGTGCTGTATGTCGTGAATGCACGTATGCCAAACGAGCGTGCAAATGGAGTGCAGATTGCACATACGTGCGAGGGAATTGGGGTGCAGGGTATCGACCTCACTCTGGTGACGAGGTATACACGAGATACGGTGTCAGTCCCTGAGTTCTTTAACCTTGAGGATACATTTCCTCATACGAAGATATGCGCGATAGACATAGAAGGGATCCCATTTCGATACGCACTCCGCAATTTTTCTTTTTTTCTGTGTGCAAACATCTATATTTTTTCTGTATGGTGTCAGTCACTTTTTACACGAAAGAAACTAGTGGTGTATGTACGGGGTGAAGTGGTGCTCTCGTTGATACCACTCTCCTACCTCATGCCTATATTTTTTGAGACTCATCAGATTCGAAATTTTGAAACGTTGTATATATGGGCGCTTCGATGTATGTGTGGTGTTATCGTCATTACTGAGGGACTTAAAAAAAAGTTTGTTGAAGCGTACGCATTACCTGCTGATAGGATTCTTGTCGCTCGAGATGCTGTTGACTTACCAATGTTTGAATCAGTGCTACCGAATAGAGATATTTGGAGTATGCACGGGATTAGAACGGGGAAGAAAATTGTATTGTATGCAGGGACGCTTGCTCCAGAAAAAGGTGTCGAGACATTGGCAGAAGCAGCAGATTTTCTTCCTCAAGATATACATATTGTCTTTCTCGGGGGAACTGAGAACCAAGTGCACTCATTCAAAGAGCGATATGGGCAAAAAAGTAACATTTCTATTTTGGGAAGAGTTGACTATGTTGAGGTACCGCACTATGTTGTATCGGCAGATGTCCTTGTTCTGCCTGATTCTGCTCTGTTTACCTATAGCAATCTATACACGTCACCTATGAAACTTTTTGAATACATGGCAAGTCGCATACCGATTGTGGCATCGAACGTACCGTCACTCCGCGAAGTCCTCGATAGTACCACAGCAACATTCTTTGAGTCAGGAAATGCAGAATCACTTGCAAAGGCAATTCAGGATACACTCAAAGATACGTACGGTTCAAAAATACGCGCAGAGAGCGCGCATAGAGTCGTCTCAGCGTTTACATGGGAACAGAGGACAAAAGCAATTGTAGCGCATATACTAGAGCGAGTTCATAAACGAAACAAATGA
- a CDS encoding methyltransferase domain-containing protein, with protein sequence MTNQETYAEKIYTRKGITKENVFTHGEKVLHIGPGKKALPGAVTIDILDLPGIDIVHDLDVLPWPFPDNSFDLIFAHSVFEHLDNQLAIMKEMKRILKPKGRLLIAVPYFRCPDAFTDSTHKHFFTTRSLDYYIEGKALAQYEYVDARFHLRGFWYGWPQVSGNPLVRIFKWCIGRYPKFYDSHLSLLFPMKILIWELEVIK encoded by the coding sequence ATGACAAACCAAGAAACATACGCAGAAAAAATTTATACCAGAAAGGGTATTACGAAAGAAAATGTCTTTACGCATGGTGAGAAAGTTCTTCATATCGGCCCGGGAAAAAAAGCATTGCCTGGCGCCGTTACGATAGATATACTTGATCTGCCGGGTATCGATATTGTGCATGATTTGGATGTGCTCCCGTGGCCTTTTCCCGACAATTCCTTCGACCTTATTTTTGCACATAGTGTATTTGAACATTTGGATAACCAGTTGGCGATTATGAAAGAGATGAAACGCATCTTGAAGCCAAAGGGGAGATTACTTATTGCAGTTCCGTATTTCCGTTGCCCTGATGCCTTTACCGACTCAACTCACAAACACTTCTTCACTACTCGTTCACTTGATTACTATATTGAAGGGAAGGCACTCGCACAGTATGAGTATGTCGATGCGCGGTTTCATCTACGTGGTTTTTGGTATGGTTGGCCACAGGTATCCGGTAATCCACTCGTGAGAATATTTAAGTGGTGTATAGGGAGGTATCCAAAGTTTTACGATTCGCACCTCTCACTTCTTTTTCCTATGAAGATACTTATATGGGAACTTGAAGTTATAAAATAG
- a CDS encoding glycosyltransferase family 4 protein — translation MRVGIVLHPFGDSRKGLEQYIFESTRSLIESSKTPSSFTVFVKGNPDTTGLPEGVRIIHIPHVWYSQLYLIRHSTSCDVFVFFTESAPLFLWRKSIIVFFDAAYYYFGDTSFFARIQRSFLALWRGWMMRLSRHVVTISEASKKDLVEIFSVPKDHVSVIYPGFKSLYGDIIEKTEQNREPYFMYIGPIKERKNVLGIVNAFLLFKTDTGLPHTLFLVGRKSKGAYEEKVDARIEESEYKDAIVFKTNVSDADLGEVYRNATALVFPSLLEGFGLPVLEALSCNCMVITSSTTSTKEALGDVGMLVDPKNEREIAAAMALVARGEYDRALFIENAKKQSTFFTWEKSGEAWNRVLRKSANLENT, via the coding sequence ATGCGTGTTGGTATTGTATTACATCCATTCGGTGATTCAAGAAAGGGACTTGAGCAGTATATATTTGAAAGCACTCGTTCTCTGATTGAGTCTTCAAAAACCCCATCTTCTTTTACGGTATTTGTGAAAGGTAATCCTGATACAACAGGATTACCGGAAGGGGTGCGCATAATACATATTCCCCATGTATGGTACTCCCAACTCTATCTCATACGGCACTCCACGTCGTGTGATGTGTTTGTGTTCTTTACCGAGTCAGCCCCACTCTTTTTATGGCGGAAGAGTATTATTGTTTTCTTTGATGCAGCATATTATTACTTTGGAGACACCTCGTTTTTTGCGCGTATACAACGAAGTTTTTTAGCATTATGGAGAGGGTGGATGATGCGACTTTCAAGGCATGTGGTAACTATTTCAGAAGCGTCAAAAAAAGATTTAGTTGAAATTTTTTCGGTACCGAAAGACCATGTGTCTGTCATATATCCTGGATTCAAATCGCTTTATGGTGACATTATTGAAAAAACTGAACAGAATCGTGAACCATATTTTATGTATATTGGTCCCATAAAAGAAAGAAAGAATGTTCTTGGCATCGTGAATGCATTTCTTCTTTTCAAAACTGATACGGGACTACCGCATACATTATTTCTTGTGGGGAGAAAATCGAAAGGTGCATATGAAGAGAAAGTGGATGCACGCATAGAGGAGAGTGAATACAAAGACGCAATTGTCTTTAAGACGAATGTTTCGGATGCAGATTTGGGTGAGGTGTATCGAAACGCAACAGCACTTGTCTTTCCAAGTCTTCTTGAAGGATTTGGACTACCCGTACTTGAGGCACTCAGTTGCAATTGTATGGTAATTACCTCTTCTACCACGAGCACCAAAGAAGCATTGGGAGATGTGGGTATGCTTGTTGATCCAAAAAATGAGCGGGAGATTGCTGCTGCGATGGCTCTTGTGGCGCGAGGTGAGTACGATAGAGCACTTTTTATTGAAAACGCAAAAAAACAGTCGACCTTTTTTACCTGGGAAAAATCGGGAGAAGCGTGGAATAGAGTGCTCCGCAAGAGTGCGAATCTTGAAAATACGTAG
- a CDS encoding GDP-mannose 4,6-dehydratase yields MLTKKAFITGITGQDGSYLAPLLLDKGYEVHALFRHSGIDLPIYVDDLIRSKKIIPHEGSLTNLASLHTILHDVKPDEVYNLAAQSFVSESFKNPVDTWDVNYYGVGRLVNEAVSANPKVRIYQASTSEMFGNSPAPQNEHTPFDPQSPYAASKALAHEDFIVHKRKSQNIYAVSGILFNHESPRRGRHFVTRKITFTLAKIAAGLEECLELGNLNAVRDWGHAEDYIEAMYLMLQQDVPDDYVIASGVSHSVRDFVTIAALYFNIEIAWEGEAESEVGRNKKTGNVVVKVNPEFYRPQEVNFIQGDPAKAYTQLGWKPRHTFESLVTEMVTADQLLVAREYKL; encoded by the coding sequence ATGCTTACAAAGAAAGCCTTCATAACGGGAATAACTGGCCAAGATGGGTCCTATCTTGCACCACTGCTTTTAGATAAGGGGTATGAGGTGCATGCACTTTTTCGACACTCAGGCATCGACTTACCTATTTATGTTGATGATTTGATACGAAGTAAGAAAATTATCCCGCATGAGGGTTCTCTGACGAATCTGGCATCCCTGCATACCATTTTACACGACGTAAAGCCGGACGAAGTATATAATTTGGCTGCTCAGTCATTTGTATCTGAATCATTTAAAAACCCTGTGGATACCTGGGACGTGAACTATTACGGTGTGGGACGACTGGTAAACGAAGCGGTGAGTGCAAATCCGAAAGTGCGCATATACCAAGCATCAACGAGTGAGATGTTTGGTAATTCACCTGCTCCTCAGAATGAGCACACACCGTTTGACCCCCAGAGTCCGTACGCTGCGTCAAAGGCGCTCGCGCATGAAGACTTTATTGTCCATAAAAGAAAATCCCAAAATATATACGCCGTCTCGGGAATTTTGTTTAATCATGAATCACCGCGAAGAGGGAGACATTTTGTCACACGAAAAATTACCTTTACCTTAGCAAAAATAGCTGCGGGGCTTGAGGAGTGTCTTGAACTCGGGAATTTGAATGCGGTACGTGATTGGGGGCATGCGGAGGATTATATTGAAGCGATGTATCTCATGTTGCAACAAGACGTGCCCGATGATTATGTCATTGCGAGTGGTGTGTCACACTCGGTACGAGATTTTGTAACTATTGCGGCTTTGTATTTTAATATTGAGATTGCATGGGAAGGGGAGGCTGAGTCTGAAGTAGGGCGAAACAAAAAGACAGGGAACGTAGTTGTAAAAGTAAATCCTGAGTTTTATCGTCCTCAGGAAGTAAATTTTATTCAGGGTGACCCAGCGAAAGCATACACACAACTCGGGTGGAAACCACGTCACACCTTTGAGAGTCTCGTAACAGAAATGGTTACCGCAGATCAACTTTTAGTAGCGCGAGAATATAAACTATAA
- a CDS encoding sulfotransferase translates to MIDFIGIGAQRSGTSWVYACLYEHPEICIPIKEIHFFSRPRYEKGIAWYENNFAKCDAGKKCGEFSTSYLYSDITATRIHEHYPDIKIIAILRNPIDRALSQYGNAIKGGEIPESMPFTEYYTTEKSVLEQGLYAKQLAPYYEHFDPSQMLVLIYEDNKNDPEAFIKKIYAFLGVSTDFVPSMLHESINVTRVPKNIALEKNMHLFSEFLRKSGLDRLVHIIRRLGIPDLVRRFNTKPPKKEEEPTFDRTGLATYFRDDAMQLSNILGRDLVTEWGLHE, encoded by the coding sequence ATGATTGACTTCATAGGAATAGGTGCACAGCGGTCGGGGACATCATGGGTGTATGCGTGCCTCTATGAGCATCCTGAGATTTGTATTCCCATTAAAGAAATTCATTTCTTCAGCCGTCCCCGATATGAAAAGGGTATAGCGTGGTACGAAAATAATTTTGCAAAATGTGATGCAGGAAAAAAGTGTGGAGAGTTCTCTACCTCATATCTGTATTCCGATATTACCGCGACGCGCATTCATGAGCACTATCCTGATATAAAAATAATTGCGATTTTGCGCAACCCCATCGATCGCGCGCTTTCGCAATATGGTAATGCTATCAAGGGTGGGGAAATTCCTGAGTCTATGCCCTTTACGGAATATTACACCACTGAAAAAAGTGTCCTTGAACAAGGACTCTATGCAAAACAACTCGCTCCATACTATGAGCACTTCGACCCATCGCAGATGCTCGTGCTCATCTACGAAGATAACAAAAATGACCCCGAAGCGTTTATAAAAAAAATATATGCATTCCTTGGGGTGAGTACTGATTTTGTTCCGAGTATGCTCCATGAGTCTATCAATGTGACTCGTGTGCCCAAAAATATAGCCCTTGAGAAAAATATGCACCTATTCTCCGAATTTCTACGTAAGAGTGGGCTCGACCGACTGGTGCACATTATACGTCGCCTCGGAATTCCTGATTTGGTACGGCGTTTCAACACAAAACCTCCAAAAAAGGAAGAGGAACCGACATTTGACAGAACTGGCCTTGCGACATATTTCCGTGATGATGCTATGCAACTTTCGAATATTCTTGGCCGCGACCTCGTGACCGAATGGGGACTTCATGAGTAA
- a CDS encoding glycosyltransferase family 4 protein — translation MKILITTQAVDKNDPILGFFHGWLLEFAKYFERVEVICLREGVHTLPAHVHVHSLGKEKGVSYIRYLSRLFYSAWTLRSEYDVVFSHMNPHYIVLCGWLWRLLGKPMFFWRNHARMNMLTRVAARFARRVFYTSPLACTRVFPHALQMPVGINTEVFQPMVGKVPKEKSLLFFGRLSPVKRPELFIAAANMLSEYTVDVYGDVQNANGEYGNALRKSAGKHITFHDAVTNHEAPAIYSTHEIYVNLTPEGSMDKTVLEAAACGALVLVTNTSFKGMLPDLSILSHDSAEGVRDGVLRLSALSESEKNEYRTQLQKMVREQHSLSKLVGLLQEQFTQTT, via the coding sequence ATGAAGATACTCATCACAACACAAGCGGTAGATAAAAATGACCCAATTCTGGGTTTCTTTCACGGATGGTTATTAGAGTTTGCAAAATATTTTGAACGTGTTGAGGTGATTTGTTTGCGGGAAGGAGTGCATACATTACCCGCGCACGTACACGTACACTCATTGGGGAAAGAAAAGGGGGTGAGTTATATTCGGTATCTCTCGAGACTTTTTTACTCTGCATGGACTCTGCGTTCTGAGTACGATGTGGTTTTTTCGCATATGAATCCGCACTACATTGTGCTGTGTGGGTGGCTATGGAGACTCCTTGGGAAACCGATGTTTTTCTGGCGTAACCATGCGCGGATGAATATGCTGACGCGTGTCGCGGCGCGCTTCGCGCGCCGCGTCTTTTATACCTCACCCTTAGCCTGTACGCGCGTGTTTCCGCACGCGCTTCAGATGCCTGTCGGGATTAATACCGAGGTGTTTCAGCCCATGGTGGGAAAGGTACCTAAAGAAAAGTCCCTCCTTTTCTTTGGACGTCTGTCTCCCGTAAAGCGCCCCGAACTTTTTATTGCAGCTGCAAATATGCTTTCTGAATATACGGTGGATGTATACGGTGATGTACAAAATGCAAACGGTGAGTATGGTAATGCCTTACGCAAAAGCGCAGGTAAACACATTACGTTCCATGACGCCGTTACCAACCATGAAGCTCCCGCGATTTATAGCACTCATGAGATTTATGTTAATCTAACCCCAGAAGGAAGTATGGATAAGACAGTTCTTGAGGCGGCAGCGTGTGGCGCTTTGGTGCTTGTGACTAATACCTCATTTAAAGGCATGTTGCCAGACCTGAGTATACTTTCTCATGATTCTGCTGAAGGTGTACGTGACGGTGTATTGCGACTCAGTGCACTTTCAGAGTCAGAAAAAAACGAGTATCGCACCCAACTACAGAAGATGGTACGTGAGCAACATTCGCTTTCAAAATTAGTGGGATTATTACAAGAACAATTTACACAAACAACATGA
- the asnB gene encoding asparagine synthase (glutamine-hydrolyzing): MCAINGITKKDEALVTKMNERTKHRGPDGSSVYQSGNITLGHNRLAIIDTSHASDQPMQSNDERYTIVFNGEIYNYRELREALRAHYDFKTEGDTEVLLAAYATWGREMFPRLRGIFAFALWDKETETLFLARDHMGVKPLYYTERDGVLTFSSELPAVLLSVPSPTLNMESVGFYLSMEYVPAPQTLVEGVYKLEAGQALIWKAGAYTTYSFLQPVPEKKTVSHEDVYETIQKAVERQMVSDRPIGAYLSGGFDSSIVVHHMAQFSPHTRTYSVDFEAVRGEESEASKFNADAILAKETGKFFGTEHKTLTITLDAVRNSLEQVLSSMSEPVANSTAVTQYLLSDFVRKDGTIVVLGGDGGDELFGGYTRHRIAMGAYLYQTLPLPLQHLGARMSPRVGKLATPFGTSLHRALMVKDEKKIRPFLSRDLGINASTTEFFNAQYAKVGNTQHPLDTFMQVDRHTWLPDECFVRSDYASMAHGIELRVPFVDTDVVYMSDQISVWHKTLPHEGKRIIRHTYKKYLPPHLYNQPKRGWLSPAAKWFRDPVINVFMRDTFSSPYYNGLDSLFDWEAVQRLLSDHVEKRGYYLYPLWNILVLQVWARAHGVRIDEYQKTLLGRLQL; this comes from the coding sequence ATGTGCGCGATAAACGGCATTACTAAAAAAGATGAGGCGCTTGTAACAAAAATGAATGAGCGCACGAAGCACCGTGGCCCTGATGGCTCTTCGGTGTATCAAAGTGGCAACATTACCCTTGGCCATAATCGCCTTGCGATTATCGATACCTCCCACGCTTCCGATCAGCCGATGCAGAGCAATGACGAACGCTATACCATTGTCTTTAATGGTGAGATATATAACTACCGTGAACTCCGTGAAGCGTTGCGTGCACACTATGATTTTAAGACAGAGGGAGATACTGAAGTGCTTCTCGCAGCATACGCTACGTGGGGAAGGGAGATGTTCCCGCGCCTACGGGGCATTTTTGCATTCGCGCTTTGGGACAAGGAGACAGAAACACTTTTCCTCGCACGTGACCACATGGGTGTGAAGCCACTCTATTATACGGAGCGAGACGGAGTACTCACGTTCTCTTCCGAACTCCCCGCAGTCTTGCTTTCTGTCCCTTCACCTACACTCAATATGGAAAGTGTGGGATTTTATCTCAGTATGGAATATGTACCTGCGCCTCAGACACTCGTAGAAGGTGTGTACAAACTCGAAGCAGGGCAGGCGCTTATCTGGAAAGCGGGTGCATACACGACATATTCATTTCTTCAGCCAGTACCAGAGAAAAAAACAGTATCACATGAGGATGTGTACGAGACGATCCAAAAAGCGGTGGAGCGGCAAATGGTGTCCGACCGGCCTATAGGAGCATATCTTTCAGGAGGGTTTGACTCGAGTATTGTGGTGCATCATATGGCACAATTTTCTCCGCATACTCGCACATACTCGGTAGACTTTGAAGCGGTGCGGGGAGAGGAATCTGAAGCGTCAAAGTTTAATGCTGATGCGATACTTGCAAAAGAGACTGGAAAGTTTTTTGGTACCGAACACAAGACACTCACGATTACCCTTGATGCAGTACGAAACTCACTTGAGCAAGTACTTTCCTCGATGAGTGAACCGGTAGCCAACTCTACGGCAGTGACACAGTATCTCCTCAGCGACTTTGTGCGTAAGGACGGCACAATTGTGGTCTTGGGTGGCGATGGTGGTGATGAACTCTTTGGGGGGTATACACGTCATCGTATCGCAATGGGGGCGTACCTCTATCAAACACTTCCGCTTCCTCTACAACATCTCGGAGCGCGGATGAGCCCACGTGTGGGGAAACTTGCGACGCCGTTTGGTACTTCACTCCACAGAGCGCTCATGGTAAAAGATGAAAAGAAAATTCGCCCGTTTCTTTCTCGTGATCTAGGTATCAATGCGAGCACTACAGAATTTTTTAATGCGCAGTATGCAAAGGTGGGGAATACACAGCACCCACTTGATACTTTTATGCAGGTAGACCGCCACACCTGGCTTCCTGATGAGTGCTTTGTACGCTCTGACTATGCTTCTATGGCGCACGGCATTGAACTGAGGGTGCCCTTTGTCGATACGGATGTAGTCTACATGTCTGATCAAATTTCAGTCTGGCACAAGACGCTTCCGCACGAGGGAAAACGCATCATTCGCCACACATATAAAAAGTATCTTCCTCCACATCTCTACAATCAGCCAAAACGGGGATGGCTTTCTCCTGCAGCTAAGTGGTTTCGCGACCCTGTCATCAATGTATTTATGCGGGACACATTTTCCTCTCCGTATTACAATGGCCTCGATAGCCTTTTTGATTGGGAGGCAGTACAGAGGCTTCTTTCTGACCATGTTGAAAAGCGGGGCTATTACCTGTATCCTCTTTGGAACATCCTGGTGCTCCAGGTGTGGGCAAGGGCACACGGCGTGCGTATAGATGAGTATCAAAAAACTTTACTGGGTAGACTACAGTTATAA
- a CDS encoding polysaccharide deacetylase family protein: protein MKQLLRDTYIALAHITGVSWLYRAHVRTKGPLVRVIVFHDIEDREWFAESIRTLCTHCHMLTPEEFTAGNFDTKRINILVTFDDGYASWVDVCLPALLEYNVKALFFVNSGLLDAQNKEEQETFVRERLLLTKPHRILDWEGARTLLRAGHTIGGHTRTHMRLSELPVAEQEEEIKGDKVRLSTMLGTSATAIAYPFGNQGDYTEDTARLMSEAGYTHAFTTEGVFADMRTPYAISRLCIPDSLPPTTLRRWGEGGYDLYGILKKLCAR, encoded by the coding sequence ATGAAACAACTACTTCGTGATACGTATATTGCACTTGCCCACATAACGGGAGTTTCATGGCTGTATCGTGCACATGTGCGCACAAAGGGTCCTTTGGTGCGTGTGATTGTCTTCCATGACATTGAGGACAGAGAATGGTTTGCGGAGAGTATCAGGACTCTTTGTACGCACTGCCACATGCTCACACCTGAAGAATTTACTGCCGGGAATTTTGATACGAAGCGAATAAACATACTCGTCACCTTTGATGATGGCTACGCTTCGTGGGTGGATGTATGCCTTCCCGCGCTTTTAGAATATAACGTGAAGGCGCTTTTTTTCGTCAATTCAGGGCTCCTTGATGCACAAAATAAAGAAGAGCAAGAGACCTTTGTGCGAGAGAGACTTCTGCTCACAAAGCCACACCGTATCCTTGACTGGGAAGGTGCGCGCACACTTTTGCGTGCGGGCCACACCATAGGTGGCCATACACGTACACACATGCGTCTCAGTGAATTACCTGTGGCAGAGCAGGAGGAAGAAATAAAGGGCGACAAGGTACGTCTCAGTACTATGCTCGGCACGAGCGCTACAGCTATTGCGTATCCCTTTGGCAATCAGGGCGATTATACAGAAGACACGGCGCGCCTTATGAGCGAAGCCGGCTACACTCACGCATTCACAACCGAGGGTGTCTTTGCTGATATGCGTACTCCATACGCAATCTCTCGCCTTTGTATTCCTGATAGTCTTCCACCCACGACACTCCGCAGGTGGGGAGAGGGTGGATACGACCTATACGGTATACTGAAGAAACTATGTGCGCGATAA
- a CDS encoding NAD-dependent epimerase/dehydratase family protein — protein MSAKNILVTGGTGAIGSNLIKRLIEIDDFDTLVILDNNSSGHADNAHSHPKIVYVYGDICDDEVLSKVFEHNITHVYHLAANFANQLSVDFPVKDLTTNGIGIVKLLEKSVAHKVEKFLYSSSSCVYRPTGEPFTETSPLMLSTPYAITKLLSEHYVTFFSKFKGLPAVVVRYFSSYGPGDYPGKFRSVIPNFLWSAMHGMPLTITGTGEETRPFTYVGDIVEGTIAAMEKSQHKVLKNYYTHPLEADDNLVYNIGTEVATTMSDLAQKVNALCGNKSEIVYVPRRDWDVVLHRPVDASKARKELNFEAQVSLDEGLRKTLDWFESDGFNKNHVV, from the coding sequence ATGTCAGCTAAAAATATACTCGTTACCGGAGGCACCGGCGCTATTGGTTCGAATCTTATTAAAAGACTCATTGAAATTGATGATTTTGACACCCTCGTCATTCTTGATAACAACTCATCGGGTCATGCTGATAACGCGCACTCACACCCTAAAATTGTGTATGTGTATGGAGATATTTGTGATGACGAAGTGCTGAGTAAGGTATTTGAACACAACATTACGCATGTCTATCACTTGGCAGCAAACTTCGCCAACCAACTCTCGGTTGATTTTCCGGTGAAAGACCTCACCACCAATGGTATTGGTATTGTGAAGTTACTTGAAAAGTCAGTTGCGCATAAGGTAGAAAAATTTTTGTACTCATCATCTTCGTGTGTATACCGACCAACCGGAGAGCCATTTACTGAGACGAGCCCTCTCATGCTTTCGACTCCGTATGCGATTACGAAGTTACTTTCAGAGCATTATGTTACGTTCTTTAGTAAGTTCAAAGGACTCCCTGCAGTTGTCGTTCGTTACTTTAGTAGTTATGGTCCGGGAGATTACCCGGGAAAATTCAGAAGTGTTATTCCAAATTTCTTATGGAGTGCAATGCATGGTATGCCTCTTACCATAACCGGTACCGGCGAAGAGACACGACCATTTACCTACGTCGGCGATATTGTGGAGGGAACTATTGCGGCGATGGAAAAGAGTCAACATAAAGTCCTTAAAAACTACTATACACACCCGCTTGAGGCAGATGACAATCTTGTGTACAACATCGGGACCGAGGTGGCGACAACGATGTCAGATCTTGCACAAAAGGTGAATGCACTCTGTGGTAATAAATCAGAGATTGTGTATGTACCAAGACGTGATTGGGATGTGGTATTACATCGACCTGTCGACGCATCAAAAGCTCGCAAGGAATTGAATTTTGAAGCACAGGTATCACTCGATGAAGGACTCAGGAAGACACTCGACTGGTTTGAATCGGACGGATTCAATAAAAACCATGTGGTCTAA